The following proteins come from a genomic window of Terribacillus aidingensis:
- a CDS encoding phosphocarrier protein HPr — MAEKTMTITDETGVHARPATILVNKAGGFKSDIQLAYNGKSVNLKSIMGVMSLGIPQGAEITISAEGDDAEEAVNTIAETIKSEGLGE, encoded by the coding sequence ATGGCAGAAAAAACAATGACTATCACAGATGAGACTGGCGTACACGCTCGTCCGGCAACAATCTTAGTAAATAAAGCGGGCGGTTTCAAATCCGACATCCAGCTTGCATACAACGGAAAAAGCGTTAACCTTAAATCTATCATGGGTGTTATGAGCCTAGGTATTCCACAAGGTGCTGAGATCACAATCTCTGCTGAAGGCGACGATGCAGAAGAAGCAGTCAACACAATTGCGGAAACAATCAAAAGCGAAGGCCTAGGAGAATAA
- the pfkB gene encoding 1-phosphofructokinase, protein MNYTCTLNPSIDYIMHVADFKAEDLNRATQTAYFAGGKGINVSRLLKRLDVDTTALGYIGGFTGAFIRETLEGAGIAHQFIEINEPTRVNVKLKSGGETEINGPGPSITTEQLALLFEQIRSLGKQDALVAAGNAPGSVPADIYARMADICEENGTRFIADTSSAALRDLIGKRMFLVKPNHHELGELFDTTISSIEDIVSYARKLHETGIENVIVSMGGEGAIFVNRDHAWKAETPKGTVKNSVGAGDSMVAGFLAAYEKSGDYEQAFTYAVAAGSATAFSDDLGERQYIEELVSQVKLTSI, encoded by the coding sequence ATGAATTACACATGTACGCTGAACCCATCCATTGACTACATCATGCATGTGGCCGATTTCAAAGCAGAAGATTTGAACCGTGCTACACAGACAGCTTATTTTGCTGGCGGAAAAGGTATTAACGTATCCCGCTTGCTGAAACGACTTGATGTGGATACAACAGCATTAGGATATATCGGTGGTTTTACCGGTGCCTTCATCAGGGAAACCCTTGAAGGTGCTGGAATTGCACATCAGTTCATTGAAATAAATGAACCGACACGCGTAAATGTTAAGCTGAAGTCAGGCGGAGAAACAGAAATTAACGGTCCTGGACCGTCCATCACAACTGAACAGCTTGCTTTGCTTTTCGAACAGATCAGAAGCCTAGGCAAACAGGATGCCCTGGTTGCGGCAGGCAATGCACCTGGCTCCGTTCCAGCTGACATCTATGCGAGGATGGCTGATATCTGTGAAGAAAATGGAACTAGGTTCATCGCCGATACATCGAGTGCTGCACTTCGAGATTTAATCGGCAAACGGATGTTCCTCGTAAAGCCAAACCATCATGAATTAGGTGAGCTTTTCGATACAACCATCTCTTCTATTGAAGATATCGTCAGCTATGCCCGGAAGCTGCATGAAACTGGCATCGAAAATGTCATCGTTTCCATGGGTGGTGAAGGTGCCATCTTCGTGAACAGAGATCATGCCTGGAAAGCAGAGACACCAAAAGGAACAGTTAAGAACTCCGTTGGTGCTGGCGATAGTATGGTGGCAGGCTTCCTGGCCGCATATGAAAAATCAGGTGATTACGAACAAGCTTTCACCTACGCAGTAGCAGCAGGAAGTGCTACGGCATTCAGTGATGACCTCGGCGAGAGACAATATATAGAAGAATTAGTCAGCCAAGTCAAACTCACATCTATTTAA
- a CDS encoding fructose-specific PTS transporter subunit EIIC, whose product MRITELLTKDTIILQLGSQSKADVIEELVSKLDQAGKLNDKAGFKDAILAREAQSTTGIGEGIAIPHGKSAAVKTPAIAFGRSKEGLDYEALDGQPSHLFFMIAASEGANQTHLETLSRLSSFLMDSTFRSNIENAKTEEEIMSIIDAKEKEELGEEEAQENPAVELAQDAPGTQGKVLAITACPTGIAHTFMAADKLKQTAAEMNVPIKVQTNGAGGVKNRLTDEDIKDATAIIVAADVNVDLSPFEGKHVLQVPVGRALKIPKELIEKALAQDAPVHHNSGRSTETAAEGGQKKEQRSGFYKHIMNGVSNMLPFVVGGGILIALSILFGELFPDSRFAEMLNEIGSSQAFFLIVPVLAGFISSSIADKPGFAPGAIGGLIAVTYGHGDATSSGFLGGLIAGFLAGYVTLGIKKALSGLPAVLEGLKTILFFPVLSIFITGMIMLLINPSLTQVYVALSDFLEGLGGTNLVLVGIVLGAMMAIDMGGPINKAAYTFGIAMLDAGNLEFMAAVMAGGMVPPLGLALATSLFRHKFTKQERETGKTAYVLGAFFISEGVIPFAAADPLRVIPATAIGAAVAGGLSAFFAIGLNAPHGGIISASLVDGNPLLYFLSIIIGSFVTAIIVGLLKKDLRKV is encoded by the coding sequence ATGCGCATTACAGAACTACTAACAAAAGATACCATCATCTTGCAGCTCGGGTCTCAATCAAAAGCAGATGTGATCGAGGAGCTTGTTTCCAAACTGGACCAAGCTGGCAAATTGAATGATAAAGCAGGATTCAAAGACGCAATCCTTGCACGTGAAGCACAATCTACGACAGGAATCGGTGAAGGGATTGCCATTCCGCATGGTAAATCTGCTGCTGTTAAAACACCAGCCATCGCCTTCGGTCGTTCTAAGGAAGGCTTGGATTATGAAGCATTGGACGGACAGCCATCCCACCTATTCTTTATGATTGCTGCTTCAGAAGGTGCAAACCAGACGCATCTGGAAACATTGTCCCGACTTTCTTCTTTCTTAATGGATAGTACGTTCCGGTCTAACATTGAAAATGCAAAGACTGAAGAAGAAATCATGAGCATCATCGATGCGAAGGAAAAAGAAGAGCTAGGTGAAGAAGAAGCACAAGAAAATCCTGCTGTAGAATTGGCACAGGATGCACCAGGCACACAAGGTAAAGTACTTGCCATCACTGCCTGCCCTACAGGTATCGCACATACCTTCATGGCTGCAGATAAGCTGAAGCAGACAGCAGCAGAGATGAATGTCCCGATTAAAGTCCAGACGAATGGAGCCGGCGGAGTTAAAAACCGACTTACAGATGAAGATATTAAAGATGCAACAGCGATCATCGTTGCAGCTGATGTCAATGTAGATCTTAGTCCATTCGAAGGCAAGCACGTTCTGCAAGTACCAGTTGGACGTGCATTGAAAATACCGAAAGAACTGATTGAAAAAGCACTTGCCCAAGATGCACCAGTTCATCACAACAGCGGTCGCAGCACAGAAACAGCAGCTGAGGGCGGACAAAAGAAAGAACAGCGTTCCGGATTCTATAAGCACATTATGAATGGTGTTTCCAATATGCTTCCATTCGTTGTCGGCGGTGGTATACTGATCGCACTCAGCATCCTATTCGGAGAATTGTTCCCGGACAGCCGCTTTGCTGAAATGCTCAATGAAATCGGAAGCAGCCAAGCGTTCTTCCTGATCGTTCCTGTACTTGCTGGTTTCATCTCCAGCAGTATTGCTGACAAACCTGGTTTCGCACCTGGTGCTATCGGCGGTTTGATTGCTGTCACTTATGGTCATGGCGATGCAACTAGTTCCGGATTCCTGGGCGGTTTAATTGCCGGTTTCCTAGCAGGTTATGTGACCCTTGGTATTAAAAAAGCACTATCTGGTCTTCCAGCTGTATTAGAAGGATTGAAAACGATTCTCTTCTTCCCTGTACTAAGTATTTTCATTACAGGTATGATCATGCTATTGATCAATCCATCTTTGACACAAGTATATGTAGCACTTTCTGACTTCCTTGAAGGCCTAGGAGGTACGAACTTAGTATTGGTAGGAATCGTTCTTGGTGCCATGATGGCAATTGACATGGGCGGTCCGATCAACAAAGCTGCTTACACATTTGGTATTGCAATGCTTGATGCTGGTAATTTGGAATTCATGGCTGCTGTTATGGCCGGTGGTATGGTACCACCGCTTGGACTTGCACTGGCAACTTCCCTATTCCGTCATAAGTTTACAAAACAGGAAAGAGAAACAGGTAAGACAGCATACGTACTGGGCGCATTCTTCATCTCAGAAGGTGTCATTCCTTTCGCAGCTGCTGATCCGCTTCGCGTCATTCCAGCGACAGCTATCGGTGCTGCAGTAGCAGGAGGTCTATCAGCCTTCTTCGCAATTGGCCTGAATGCACCACATGGCGGCATTATTTCAGCAAGTCTTGTAGATGGAAACCCATTGCTTTACTTCCTTTCCATCATTATCGGTTCTTTTGTCACAGCTATTATTGTAGGACTGTTGAAAAAAGACCTAAGAAAAGTATAA
- a CDS encoding 3-ketoacyl-ACP reductase, which translates to MAQSLQGKRAIITGGGRGIGKALAEALAAEGVHIGLIGRTEEHVKAVAASINEVKTAYAAADVSSLEDVTAAVNKVKEELGGIDILINNAGIAKFGGFMDLDPEEWKHIIDVNLMGVYNVTRALLPDLIEQKSGDIINISSTAGQKGAPATSAYSASKFGVLGLTESLAMEVRKHNIRVTALTPSTVATDLAIENKLTDGNPEKVMQSEDIAEFVVAQLKLNSRTFIKSAGLWSTNP; encoded by the coding sequence ATGGCACAATCATTACAAGGAAAAAGAGCTATCATTACAGGCGGCGGACGCGGCATTGGAAAAGCACTTGCAGAGGCACTTGCAGCAGAGGGTGTGCATATTGGCTTGATAGGCCGTACAGAAGAGCATGTAAAAGCAGTAGCTGCTAGTATAAATGAAGTGAAAACAGCTTACGCTGCAGCGGATGTTTCCAGTCTGGAAGATGTTACAGCAGCAGTCAATAAAGTTAAAGAGGAACTAGGCGGCATTGATATCTTAATCAATAATGCAGGTATCGCTAAGTTTGGCGGATTCATGGATCTTGATCCAGAAGAATGGAAGCATATCATTGATGTAAACCTGATGGGCGTATATAACGTCACGCGTGCGTTATTGCCAGACTTGATCGAACAAAAATCAGGAGACATTATTAACATTTCATCTACAGCTGGTCAAAAAGGTGCTCCTGCTACAAGTGCTTACAGTGCTTCGAAGTTCGGTGTACTGGGACTGACTGAATCTCTAGCTATGGAAGTGCGTAAACACAACATTAGGGTAACTGCCTTGACTCCGAGTACAGTGGCAACCGATTTGGCAATTGAAAACAAGCTGACAGATGGCAATCCTGAAAAAGTCATGCAGTCTGAGGATATTGCAGAGTTTGTCGTAGCACAGCTGAAATTAAACAGCCGTACATTTATTAAATCTGCTGGTCTGTGGTCAACAAATCCATAA
- a CDS encoding Gfo/Idh/MocA family oxidoreductase, translating into MTIRIGVIGTGAIGKEHMNRVEQKLSGAKITAVTDVNPAVAEEALTELGIKANFYPDDQALIDAEEVDAIFVTSIGPAHEATVRKAIEAGKYIFCEKPLSVTAKGCQTIMQDEMEYGKRIVQVGFMRQFDKGYEQLKQAIDSKLVGEPLMVKCAHRAPEVDAAYTTDMAITDTLIHEINILHWLLGDNYVFVQVLYPRKNKHALPHLRDPQVILLETESGVLIQAEVSVNIKYGYDIQCEVVGEEGIVSLPETESLKIRHNGKQSTDVLQDWKVRFQDAYDKELQVFINQVAKKEALQGPSAWEGYVAAVTSDACLKAQESGQREPIELEDMPAFYRAEEGEAQIL; encoded by the coding sequence ATGACAATAAGAATCGGAGTAATTGGAACAGGTGCTATTGGAAAAGAGCATATGAATAGAGTAGAACAAAAATTATCTGGAGCGAAGATTACGGCCGTTACAGATGTTAATCCAGCAGTTGCAGAAGAGGCTCTTACTGAATTGGGAATCAAAGCTAACTTTTATCCGGACGATCAGGCATTGATAGACGCAGAGGAAGTGGATGCGATATTCGTTACAAGCATCGGACCAGCGCATGAAGCAACAGTACGTAAAGCAATAGAAGCAGGAAAATATATCTTCTGTGAAAAACCTCTTTCCGTTACCGCAAAGGGCTGCCAAACAATCATGCAGGATGAAATGGAATATGGCAAACGTATTGTGCAAGTTGGCTTTATGAGGCAGTTCGACAAAGGCTATGAGCAGCTGAAACAAGCCATTGATTCCAAACTAGTAGGGGAACCGCTCATGGTCAAATGTGCGCACCGTGCTCCAGAAGTTGATGCAGCCTACACCACAGATATGGCGATCACGGATACCTTGATCCACGAAATAAACATTCTGCACTGGCTGTTAGGAGACAACTATGTCTTTGTTCAAGTACTATATCCACGAAAGAATAAACATGCTCTCCCACATCTGCGTGATCCGCAAGTCATCTTACTTGAGACAGAATCCGGAGTTCTTATCCAAGCAGAAGTGTCCGTTAATATTAAATACGGCTATGACATTCAATGTGAAGTAGTTGGAGAAGAAGGAATCGTGAGCCTTCCGGAGACAGAAAGTCTTAAAATACGGCATAACGGGAAACAAAGCACCGACGTCTTACAGGATTGGAAAGTGCGTTTTCAAGATGCCTATGATAAAGAATTACAGGTTTTTATCAATCAGGTGGCCAAGAAAGAGGCATTGCAAGGTCCTTCTGCCTGGGAAGGGTATGTAGCTGCAGTTACATCTGATGCATGTCTGAAGGCACAGGAATCCGGTCAGAGAGAGCCGATAGAGCTAGAAGATATGCCTGCATTTTATAGAGCGGAAGAAGGAGAAGCTCAGATTTTATAA
- a CDS encoding sugar phosphate isomerase/epimerase: MKLGFNQATTLENSNLATDLELCEKQGYDYIEIRTMDKLPEYLEQHSLKDLSNYFKESHIKPLALNALVYFNNRSKDDYDRLLNEFKQMLEYADKLQVPYIVVVPLVTKDKILKKDIKASSVDILNELAVLAEPYGIKLALEFVGHPECTINTFEQAYDIVQTVGNSNVGLVLDCFHFHAMNSSIEALKQADISKIFILHMNDTEDFPIGSLVDEDRVWPGHGVIDLKGILSVLKEKGYEGPVTVELFRPEYYEMKAEDVISKAKETTIEVVSQYL, from the coding sequence ATGAAATTAGGTTTTAATCAAGCTACAACATTGGAGAATTCTAATTTAGCTACCGATCTCGAGTTATGTGAAAAGCAAGGCTATGACTATATCGAGATTCGCACAATGGACAAGCTGCCGGAGTATTTGGAACAGCATTCGCTAAAGGATCTATCAAATTATTTCAAAGAAAGTCATATCAAACCTTTGGCATTAAACGCTCTAGTATACTTTAATAACCGCAGCAAAGATGATTATGATCGATTGCTGAACGAATTCAAACAGATGCTGGAATATGCCGACAAATTGCAAGTGCCTTATATTGTTGTGGTTCCGCTGGTTACCAAGGATAAAATACTTAAAAAAGATATCAAAGCAAGCAGTGTGGATATACTGAATGAACTAGCCGTTCTTGCAGAACCGTACGGTATTAAGCTTGCATTGGAATTTGTCGGACACCCGGAATGTACAATTAATACATTTGAGCAAGCTTACGATATCGTACAAACAGTCGGTAATTCGAATGTTGGTTTAGTATTGGATTGTTTCCACTTCCATGCAATGAACTCAAGCATAGAAGCATTAAAACAGGCAGATATATCAAAGATATTCATTCTTCATATGAACGATACAGAGGATTTTCCGATTGGAAGCCTAGTAGACGAAGATCGAGTATGGCCTGGACATGGAGTGATAGATTTGAAAGGAATTCTATCTGTACTGAAGGAAAAGGGCTATGAAGGACCAGTGACTGTAGAGCTGTTTCGACCGGAATACTATGAGATGAAAGCGGAAGATGTAATAAGCAAGGCGAAGGAAACTACGATAGAAGTAGTATCACAATATCTTTAA
- the ptsP gene encoding phosphoenolpyruvate--protein phosphotransferase: MSMINGIAASNGIAIAKAYHLAVPDLSFDKTTVANAEEEISRLDAALEISKKELEKIRENARVSLGDEHAEIFSAHLLVLADPELINPVKDNIRNNNINAEAALDETATMFIDMFRSMDNEYMKERAADIQDVTKRVMAHLLQVSFPDPALIDEEVIIIAEDLTPSDTAQLNKQFVKGFTTDIGGRTSHSAIMARSLEIPAVVGTKSITSSAANDVMIIVDGIEGTVIIDPTEDELATYKAKQEAFEQQKQEWAKLKNEPTITTDGVHVELVANIGTPEDVTGVQNNGGEGVGLYRTEFLYMGKSELPSEDEQFESYKAVLENMGDKPVVVRTLDIGGDKELSYLQLPKEMNPFLGYRAIRLCLERDDIFRVQLRALLRASVYGNLKIMFPMIATLEEFRQAKAILLEEKEKLVADGVSVSDSIEIGIMVEIPSTAVAAKQFAKEVDFFSVGTNDLIQYTMAADRMNERVSYLYQPYHPAILNLVHNVIEAAHAEGKWAGMCGEMAGDAIAIPLLLGLGLDEFSMSATSILPARTQITKLSKADMQELSQQALTLSTADEVEELVRQKTGQ, translated from the coding sequence ATGAGCATGATAAACGGAATTGCAGCTTCAAATGGTATTGCTATTGCAAAAGCATACCATTTAGCTGTACCAGACCTCTCTTTCGATAAAACAACTGTTGCGAATGCGGAAGAAGAGATCAGCCGTTTGGATGCTGCCCTCGAGATCAGCAAAAAAGAGTTGGAGAAAATCCGCGAGAATGCTCGTGTGTCACTTGGCGACGAGCATGCCGAGATTTTCTCGGCTCATTTGCTTGTATTGGCAGATCCCGAACTGATCAATCCCGTTAAAGACAATATCCGCAATAACAACATTAATGCAGAAGCTGCTCTTGACGAGACAGCGACAATGTTCATCGACATGTTCCGCAGCATGGATAATGAATATATGAAGGAACGCGCGGCTGACATCCAGGATGTTACGAAACGCGTTATGGCACATCTGTTACAGGTTTCCTTCCCGGATCCTGCACTTATAGACGAAGAAGTTATCATTATCGCTGAGGACCTGACCCCTTCCGATACAGCACAGCTTAACAAGCAGTTTGTGAAAGGGTTTACAACTGATATCGGCGGACGTACTTCCCACTCTGCTATCATGGCTCGCTCTCTTGAGATTCCTGCTGTTGTCGGTACGAAGTCAATTACATCTTCTGCTGCTAACGATGTGATGATCATTGTTGATGGTATTGAAGGTACTGTCATCATTGACCCGACCGAGGATGAACTAGCAACATACAAAGCGAAACAAGAAGCTTTCGAACAGCAAAAGCAAGAATGGGCGAAGCTGAAGAACGAACCTACTATTACAACAGATGGCGTGCACGTAGAGCTTGTTGCTAATATCGGTACACCAGAAGACGTTACTGGCGTTCAAAACAACGGAGGCGAAGGCGTTGGCCTTTACCGCACAGAATTCCTTTACATGGGTAAGAGTGAGCTTCCAAGTGAAGACGAACAATTCGAATCCTATAAAGCTGTTCTTGAAAACATGGGAGACAAGCCTGTCGTAGTTCGTACACTAGACATCGGTGGCGATAAAGAGCTAAGCTACTTGCAGCTCCCTAAAGAAATGAATCCGTTCCTAGGCTACCGTGCTATCCGCCTTTGCCTGGAGCGTGATGATATCTTCCGTGTGCAGCTTCGTGCCCTACTGCGTGCGAGCGTATACGGCAACCTGAAGATCATGTTCCCAATGATCGCTACATTGGAAGAGTTCCGCCAAGCAAAAGCAATCCTTCTGGAAGAGAAAGAAAAACTTGTTGCAGATGGCGTATCAGTCTCTGATTCTATCGAGATTGGTATCATGGTTGAGATTCCTTCTACAGCCGTTGCTGCGAAGCAATTTGCGAAGGAAGTTGATTTCTTCAGCGTTGGAACAAACGACTTGATCCAGTACACTATGGCAGCTGACCGCATGAATGAACGCGTTAGCTACTTGTACCAGCCTTACCACCCAGCTATCCTGAACCTTGTGCATAATGTCATTGAAGCAGCACATGCAGAAGGCAAATGGGCTGGTATGTGCGGTGAGATGGCAGGCGATGCAATCGCAATCCCGCTTCTTCTCGGCCTTGGCCTTGATGAATTCAGCATGAGCGCAACAAGCATCCTGCCAGCGAGAACACAAATCACGAAGCTTTCTAAAGCAGACATGCAGGAACTAAGTCAACAGGCATTGACTCTAAGCACTGCTGATGAAGTAGAAGAGCTTGTCCGTCAAAAGACAGGTCAATAA